Proteins from a single region of Belliella baltica DSM 15883:
- the bshB1 gene encoding bacillithiol biosynthesis deacetylase BshB1 yields the protein MKLDILVFAAHPDDAELACSGTIARQIAQGKKVGIIDLTKGEMGTRGTPEIRTQEALEAAAILKLSARENLGFKDIYFLDDHEHQLEMVKMIRKYQPEIVLANAITDRHPDHGKGASLALNSCFISGLRRVETQLDGENQSPWRPKNIYHYIQNNYIQPDFVVDITDFWDVKLASIKAFKSQFYDPTSIEPQSFISSENFLGFIDARAREFGHSINTKYGEGFTKIKMLGVNDLFDLQ from the coding sequence ATGAAATTAGATATACTTGTTTTTGCTGCACATCCTGATGATGCAGAATTAGCTTGTTCTGGAACAATAGCACGTCAGATCGCTCAAGGAAAGAAAGTTGGGATTATTGATCTCACAAAAGGGGAGATGGGGACACGAGGCACTCCAGAAATTAGAACACAAGAAGCTTTAGAAGCAGCAGCAATTTTGAAATTATCTGCAAGAGAGAATTTAGGATTCAAAGATATTTATTTTTTAGATGATCACGAACATCAACTAGAGATGGTAAAAATGATTAGAAAATATCAACCTGAAATCGTACTTGCTAATGCAATTACTGATCGTCATCCTGATCATGGAAAAGGAGCCAGTCTTGCCTTAAATTCTTGTTTTATAAGTGGCTTGAGACGTGTAGAAACACAGTTAGATGGTGAGAATCAATCTCCTTGGAGACCAAAAAACATCTATCATTATATACAAAATAATTATATTCAACCTGATTTTGTTGTTGATATAACAGACTTTTGGGATGTCAAACTTGCTAGTATAAAAGCATTCAAGTCTCAATTTTATGACCCTACTAGTATTGAACCACAAAGCTTTATTTCATCAGAGAATTTTCTTGGGTTTATAGATGCAAGGGCAAGAGAATTTGGACATAGTATCAATACCAAGTATGGAGAAGGTTTTACGAAAATAAAAATGTTGGGCGTCAATGATTTATTTGATCTTCAATAA
- a CDS encoding M23 family metallopeptidase: MSLFKTHAQIFPKIIKKPKEQPQIVNNPLLRDIRLFDSQKYLQNITRQTDSLLYKDYVNLNKRLSIVSEDTLSLIWAPTNQLVKVSEQIQIDSIWITAFEYYSSWDSQKINIYDFNPKGFKDTVYVKLYDQFFGTKWALPLDQTKITSEFGFRRYRWHHGTDLKLNTGDPIYSTFDGIVRIKSYDRNGYGYYVVVRHKNGLETLYGHMSKILVEVGQEVKSGDVLGLGGSTGRSTGPHLHFEVRYQGLSINPTQLFDFSVGRLHSDIYAVTSASFDHVIEAQKSVYHRVRSGENLSIIARKYGTRVSNLTRLNNLTTRSILRVGQNLRIR; encoded by the coding sequence ATGAGTTTATTTAAAACTCATGCCCAAATTTTTCCTAAAATTATTAAAAAGCCCAAAGAACAGCCTCAAATTGTAAATAATCCTCTTTTAAGAGATATAAGACTTTTTGATTCTCAAAAGTATCTTCAAAATATTACTCGTCAGACAGACTCTTTATTGTACAAGGATTATGTGAATTTAAATAAAAGACTCAGCATAGTCTCAGAAGATACGCTATCCTTGATTTGGGCTCCTACAAATCAGTTGGTAAAAGTATCTGAACAAATACAAATTGATAGCATTTGGATTACGGCCTTTGAGTATTATTCTTCTTGGGATAGTCAAAAAATCAATATTTATGATTTTAATCCCAAGGGTTTTAAAGATACAGTTTATGTAAAACTCTATGATCAATTTTTTGGGACAAAATGGGCTTTGCCACTAGACCAAACAAAAATTACATCAGAGTTTGGTTTTAGAAGGTATCGTTGGCATCATGGTACTGATTTGAAGTTAAATACAGGAGATCCTATCTATAGTACCTTTGATGGTATTGTAAGGATAAAGTCATATGATAGAAATGGTTATGGTTATTATGTAGTAGTAAGACATAAGAATGGTTTAGAAACGCTTTATGGACATATGTCCAAAATATTAGTCGAAGTTGGTCAGGAAGTAAAATCTGGAGATGTTTTAGGTTTGGGTGGAAGTACAGGAAGAAGTACGGGTCCACATTTACATTTTGAAGTTCGCTATCAAGGTTTGTCTATCAATCCAACACAACTTTTTGATTTCAGTGTTGGTAGATTACATTCAGATATTTACGCAGTAACATCAGCAAGCTTTGATCATGTTATTGAGGCACAAAAATCCGTTTATCATAGAGTCAGAAGTGGCGAGAATCTCAGTATTATTGCAAGAAAATATGGTACTAGAGTAAGTAATTTGACTCGTTTGAACAACCTTACCACTAGAAGCATTCTTAGGGTTGGACAAAATTTAAGAATAAGATAA
- the pdxH gene encoding pyridoxamine 5'-phosphate oxidase has product MKISDIRIDYALKSLDVKDVQNMPLEQFRIWFEEALEAKVLEVNAMNLATIQKDGTPNSRIVLLKGIEDGLIFFTNYQSTKGIELAQNPNVAVTFFWAELERQVRFLGKVEKISPKDSDEYFYSRPFSSQVGAWVSPQSSEIADRDFLEKKETELGNNLNPETIKRPDHWGGYKIIIHQAEFWQGRPSRLHDRILYRLSATGDWTKVRLAP; this is encoded by the coding sequence ATGAAAATCTCGGATATTAGAATAGATTATGCCCTCAAGTCTTTAGATGTTAAAGATGTGCAAAATATGCCTTTGGAACAATTTAGAATATGGTTTGAAGAAGCTTTGGAAGCAAAAGTTCTCGAAGTCAATGCGATGAATTTAGCTACTATACAAAAAGACGGAACCCCGAATTCTAGAATTGTTTTGCTTAAAGGAATTGAAGATGGACTAATTTTCTTTACAAATTATCAAAGTACGAAAGGAATTGAATTGGCTCAAAATCCAAATGTAGCAGTTACTTTTTTTTGGGCTGAGCTCGAAAGACAAGTTAGATTCTTGGGTAAAGTAGAAAAAATAAGCCCAAAAGATTCTGATGAATATTTTTACTCAAGACCTTTTTCTTCTCAAGTTGGCGCATGGGTTTCTCCTCAAAGCTCTGAAATAGCTGACCGGGATTTTTTAGAAAAGAAGGAAACCGAACTAGGCAATAATTTGAACCCTGAAACAATTAAAAGACCTGATCATTGGGGTGGATATAAAATAATTATTCATCAAGCAGAATTCTGGCAAGGAAGACCTAGTCGCTTGCATGACAGGATTCTCTATCGTTTGAGTGCTACTGGTGATTGGACCAAAGTAAGACTTGCACCATAA